The sequence TACACCCGATAACCCTTTCTTTGCCAGAAGACAGCAGTCCTTTTGACTTTAAAGGACAGTTATATTTACAAAGCCACTTTCAGGCCAAAGGACCCCCAAGCACTATACAGGCAGCATTTCACTTTACAGTACTCACTCAGCTACTCATAGCTGAGTCTGCAGTTTTCCTAGAACACCAATTACTGTAGAAGCGTTTTAAGCTCTTGCCTGAGGGAGACTAGAGTTACTTCTTCACAGTGGACATTAATGGTCTGGAGAGTATTTGACAGACCAGTGCTCATATCACTCATGCCCACTGAGGTGCAATACAATGCATGCATCTGGACATGCATGCAGGTGACACCTCTTTGAGCCCTTCAGAAATGACCCTGATCTTAGAGATTCAATTTGTGCTCTtgcctcctctctccaccccgTATTCTGCCACTGCAGAATCATCATTTTCAGCACAACTTCCAGCCACAGGTTTTTGCTTTTGGCAGTACAGATAGCAGGCTAGTCCTCCAAAGGATGCGAAAGCCAAGAAGCAGTAGAGGAAGCAAAGAGATTGCTCTGTAAATGCAGCACTAaaactgggtgggggggggttggttccCCAACATCCACTCCAAGTTCTCACTGGATAATCTGTTGGGGGGTAGGTCAATGTCTGAGAATTTCACCACGTTCCACCATTAAACTTTTTGCAGTTCAGACCCTTCAAAGAACATTCTACTTTAGTTTTGGTTTACTCAGCATCCCTCACTGTACCCAGGGGGAATCTCAGTGCCCTGATATTGCCAGCGGGCGTCAGCCCCACCATAAAGGGGTGGCTCCATGTTCTTCAGCGTGTCCATCTCTTCATTAGTGGTCAGACAAAAAGAGTTGGTAACATCTAAACAAGCAGCTCATTTCTTGAGCTTCACACAGAGCTTCAAGCGGATGTCACACAGGAATATGTTCATCAGGTCCTCCCCGGCCTCCTGAGCAATCTTGCTGatcagctggcctcccacaccgaTCAGCATCTTCTGTACCACAAACAGAGACAGAGGATTATCACATTCACCTCCCTGACTTCTGGCAGTGCCACCTAACTGCAGGGAGAGACAGCCCGAGAGAGCAACATGGTGACTGGGGAAGAAGATAAAGAGGATGTTTCATTTCAGTgtctctcaacctttttgataccagagaCCGGCTTGCTGCTTTCCTAAATTgcgtcagggagatctcagggactggtgcCAGTCCACGGACCGatcgttgagaaacactgatttgaAGCATCCCTGAACCCTGCCTATGGGGTATCTGTCACCACAGAACAGTGCAGACTCTTGCCCCGTTTGCAGAGAAACTGAAAAACCAGCTGCTTGACACTGGGAGGGCCTGTACTCTCTACCTCAGACACAGACAGCATGGTCTGTGCCAAAGGGGAGATAGGTACCTCGAGTGACTGACTGGCCAACTCACACATGAGCTGGCGCATGCTGTGCCTTCATGCTCTAGTCAGAGGGTAAGGAAGGTACAGAGTAGACCCTGTCACTGCTATGCTCCACCTAGTACATAATGGGCGGTTTGGCCTCACTCTCTGTCTAGACGTACCACAGGGCTACAGACATTTAATGCACTTTACACTGTGCCTGACCTGCAATTCACAGCCCACAGGACTCAGAGTCTGTACTGCAAGCCTAGTGCAGGGCGCATTAGCCTATAGCAGAGAACTGGCTAAGAAACAGGATGTCTAGTATGCGCCATACAAATGTGACTGATCTCCATGGATGCATGAAGGATCCTACTCCCACACTGGGTCTGCAGACCCTCCTTTCTTCTGCTCCCAATCAGCAGACTCCCCCAATCAGCAGCGAAAGAGCATAGAGATTCTCCAAGAATACTCACCACATGGGTCTCCTTTGGGACGAGCAGGTTCTGCAGGATGATGAGCTCCCCACTCGGCCCTTCCTCCCACATCTCCGTCTTCTGCAACATTAGGGCACAAACCCAACCACTCAGTAAACCCCTCCAAAGAGCAAAGTCCCCTGCCTCCAGGCCCCAGAGACTCCTATTCCGCTGCCTGTCCCTCTCGTGGCCaagcacacatgcacaacagGCATCATGAGGGCCCTACTCCCCAGTGAAGGACTTGGGAATAATGCAGTGCCACACGCCCTCAAACATTAAACCCAAACCTTTAGAGATTACCAGGAAGGATCTCTCTCATCATATGGACACTTACGAAAAGCTGCTCTCACTGAGCTGCTTCCTACCTGAAGCACAGTGTAGGGCACTTCTTGTGGCAGATACTCCAGTAGCTTCCCCCTAATTATATCATCACAGATCTCCTGGGGGGACTGGCTTGTCAAAACCCTGCTGTGGTACTCCCATCGACCTGGCTTGGCTTGCATCAGGAGGTACTTCTGTCAACACAAAGGGCAGTTAAAGGGGACCCAAAGTCACCAGTAAAAGTCCTAGGTGGAAATAAATCAAAGATGGCACTCTTAAGTAGTCTGACATGGCACAGTTCCCTTGGTCAGATGGCACCCCATCACCAGCATACCAGGGACTCCTCAGGGAGCTGCAGACCGCAGGCCAGGAGAAAGGGGACAGGTCAGACAAATAAAGGTTGGCTATTTCCTCATACGATATGAGGCTCAAACCACAAGAGTGAGAGGGTGCAAGTCACAAGGTAGATGGAAATTATTTCAGGCTAATTTACCTTCAGTGTCTCCACTGCCTCTCCATTAATAGCTGCTAGCATGAAGATCTCCTGGAAGTGTGGCCAGCCTTTCTTGTTCTTTAAGTCTCTAGATACCTGGTGGTTTGCAATTTGTACTTTCTCTGTGCCTTCCAACATATGATTAGAGTTTGATGCCCTCATGTTACAACTGGTATCTGAGCTAGAGCCTCTCTGGACTTCGCTGGCATCCTGGAGATAACCAGACTGTTTGGAGGTATTTTCAGACAGGCAAGTTTGGATGCTTTGAAGGGGATTGTTTCTGGTGGAGTCCGAATGTATCTTAGACATAGATTTCACTTTCAGTTTCTTTCCATTTACAACTCCTTCTGTGAGCTCAGTGACCAGGTCCAGCAGAAGGGCCTTTCTCTTCAGCAGATCCACCTGAAATAGAAAGACTGATCAGGAATTTGTTCCAGATGAACTGGGACAAATGTAACTGTCTCATGTAATAATCCAAATCTTGAGGTGAAAGAGGGATGAATCACAGATGTAAGGTCTGCACTATTTGCTGCAGGCCTACATCACCCCCTTGTAAGTTACAAGACACTGGAAACCTTCAAATAAATTGATCTCTTCTGTGGCACTTGCCAAGAGAACAACACTTAGTTTAACCTTCAATAGAGGTATAAAGGAAAGAGGCCCTGTATGTAATGCCCAAGCGCTAACTCACTGTATAAAACAGAGGACTTGGATCCCTCTCTCATTTACCTTGTTCATGACCAGGATGCTGGGAATCTGTGGGAACTGAGAAAGACACTGCAGCACCTGGAGACTCAGACGGTTCTGTGTCCAGCGTTCTGACACATCCACCAAAACCAGAACTGCCAAACAGAGAGATACATTTCAATCCCCTCGTGGCAGATATCAGTCTTTAATGCCCCTCAGCTTGTGGACTCTTTGTTCACATCACCGCCTTTCTTACTTCCACAGCAGAATGTGTACGTCTGAGTGTGCGTGTAGAGGTTCCTAATATGATAAAATAATGCACTTTTCTACATCTTCCCAGTGCCATACTAACTAATCCTCAACAACCCAGCCCAGTCCAATCATCCACACTTCCTCCTTAAGCGTTGTACAAGTATACTATACTTTTCCCCAGTTACATATGTGGAGAGTTCCTGTATGTAGTTCCCCTCCACTCTATCCCCGCACACCCAGGAGCTGCCATTGCTGCTCCACTCAGTACATGGGCACTCGGATACCAGGGCAATGGGAGCCATACAAGTACCCACCGCAGACAGATCAGGATTTGACTTGATATAGTAGGAGAACTGGGTTCCCACCTAAGTCTGCATGTTTCATGCTGTCCCATGGATCATGTATCAGGGATTTCTCCAGATTATGCCTGAAAGACAAATACCTATTATGGAACTACACATGCATCTGATCATAAACTGCCTCCTTTTCCATCCCAtggcagagtggaagaatttccTCTTAAAACAAAAGACAGTCCATTTCACATTCCCTTTTAGTACCCAGCTAGTGCAGTGCCACCTTTTGGCCTACATCATCTCTCACTGAgagtgcagtgcctagcacaatgtgatcTCAACAAAGACTGTGGACTCTAGGTGCTACTGGATTGCTGGTAATTTTAAGGTAGTTCAGAGACAAGAACTGGGCTCAAAGACCTTCACATTCTGTGCACAACACACCTCTATCCCAAGTAAATACCCATTACACCCCTTTCAATCTGCTCTACAAGCTCCTACAACAGAACTCATGTTCTGGTCTCCTCAAACTTTGCCCAGCTGGATTTTTCATCTACCCACATTGAGAGAGATACCTTTTGGCTTTCGTGTGGCTGATGAGGCCAGGTGTGTCCAGGATGATCTAGAAAGAGAAAGCCAAACCAATAAGGATCTTCCTGTAATTACTGACAGGAAGCTAAAACTCATGTTTGTGCAACTGAAGTAGACTGCAAGGTGTAAGCAAAATGCTATGGATCACAAATGTCTATTGCTGAGAGTTACCTTATCACATGTGGAATACCTACCAGCTGAGTGTCTTCTTCTGTGATGACCCCACAGGCATTGCATCGTGTGGTGTGCACCTTCTTAGAGACTGGGAAAATCTGCAGGAAACAAGTCAGATGTGTACAACATCTAAGAAACGTAGACAAAAACAATCTGTCACCTGGTTCTCAGATGCTGCAAAGCTTTACCTTTCTGCCCAAGAGTTTATTCGAGAGGGTAGATTTCCCAGCATTTGGTGCTCCAATGATGGCAACTCTCAGAACCTTGGGGTTCTCTGGCTCATCTGGTTGGTGCACCAACAAGTTATCTTGctcagctgcagagagagaaataAGGTGTTCAAGTAAGAACACTGCAATCACACCAGACTGCACACATTTAATGGATTAGTGCACCAAAGACTCAAAAGATATCActgcacaaaacaaaatattaagtgGCTGACGAGATTAATCTTGAGAGACTACAAGAATGTACAGCCTTTAATCCCCACCTCATGGGATACCCAGCTATTTACAACTGTTGGAACATCTTTTGCAAGTCAGTCCTTCCAAGGCTGTTTTCCAACTTTCTGCTATGCCCTCTTTAGAGGCTGCCTCTATTGCTATtgttcaccacctccctagaaaaatcatgcaGGCAGCTGAGTTTACCTTTGCAGTAAGACACCGATGGTGGATGTTGACCCAGTGCACATTCGGTCTTCTCTCTGGAAATTCCTAGGATGGTATCCAGGGCAGAAATGTTTCCATAAAAGCAAGCAGGGAATATGTTGACCCTCTGGGCTCTGTTCTCCAGGAAACAGGCACCACTGACTGAAAAACCAACACAGCAATACCAACTTAAACCTGCTGCATGCTGGACCGAAAATGCTACAAGATATTCTAAGCAAGATGGCCTCAAAACACAGCTGAGAAATTAGATTTTACCAATATGGGTTCCTCAATCCCACTAACAGCTTATGGTTCTTTCAGGTTACAGTTGGGATGGTAATGACAAGGGCACACACACTACATAACCAGAGAATTCCATAATCAAGGCTCCTAAACCATTAGTACGAACTATGTACAAAGGATTAATCGCATTAGAAGAGATATTAGCAAACACTCTCATGCAGTATGGCTGAAGCCCCTACCTGTAAttctccccagcctccctccttGCTGCCCATTACACTTATAAAGCCTTCTCATGTGCCAGTTCACACAGCTTCCACAATGAAAAGGGGTCAGCACCATTTCCCAGCATTCATTTAGGGAATTGTGTCTGAATTGTATTGTCCATATCTAGCAGCCTCTTCAGCAACCTGTGCAGAGAGAAATTTTACCAGTTCTCCCACCTTTGGTGCTAACAATGGAACCACAAGTGCAGACTGGGCACATGCATTTTTACCACCAAGTCACTAAAGTCAGCAATGAGCAAGTTCAGATAAACATGATGAGAAAGGCATCTGAGCTGAGTCTACACTAGTACTTCAGTCATTGCTCCAAAGCTGTCAGACTGCTAAGAATTCTCACTTTCTACAAGAAGCTTCGGGGCCGGTAACGTGTCCTTTATGCCTGTACATtgatatttactatttgtatCATGCTAGCACCTAGgaacctcagtcatggaccaggactccactgtgcAAGCTGCGGTAAAAACACACAACAAGAAGATGGAAccgacccaaagagcttacagtccaagtaGAAGACAAAAAACAAGAGATGGACAAGtgcaaagaaacaatgagatgaTATTAGTCAGCAAGACACACTGGTTTCACACCAGTGGCCCAGTCACCATCAAGTTTTTGTAAACATCACAGCAAAGGAAGAATTCAAAGGAGGCTAATGAGatggctttgcagatgtttattgGGAGCTCCTGACAAATGTGGGGGGCGGCAAGGGAGAAAGCGCAAAGGGGCTTGTTTGGGAGATGGAGGCTGGCTTTATGGGCTGACTTGAGGTGGGTCGTACAAAGCTAAATAGTGACTGCACTCAataccaaaagaaaaaagaaagtgctGAACAATGACTCCTAAGCACTATTGAACTCTCACGGCGATAGCAGGAAGAAGAGCTGGTTGTGCTCCTTTTGCCAGGAAACTGAAACACGGGTGCTATAACGGATGTCAGGGTACGGTGAGTAACCATAGTGGAGAGTTTCTCAACATGCGACCTAACCATTACAAGGCAGAAACTCTTATTTGAGCAACTGTGTACGGAGCTTTCCTCTACACTGGCCAGttacagcacccccacccccagacccaTCCCACTGGTCTGTTGCTCTCCAAGTCTGGGGAGAGCTCCCTGATCAGAAGACGGGGGCTGAGcactgcagggaggagggaggttgGCTCCTGGTGGCCGAGGCTGGCAGTCTGGGGTGTTGACCAGCGTCTGAGTGGCGGCAGCAGAGCACCGGGGACAGCTCCAAACACGCAGACCAGAGCCCTGTAACCagcgctgcactgtgggtagctatcccacagttcccgcagtctccgctgcccattggaattctgggttgagatcccaatgcctgatggggctaaaacattgtcgcgggtggttctgggtacatatcgtcaggcccccgttccctccctccctccgtgaaagcaagggcagacaatcgtttcgcgccttttttcctgagttacctgtgcagacgccataccacggcaagcatggagcccgttcagctcactgtcaccgtatgtctcctgggtgctggcagacgtggtacggcattgctacacagcagcagcaacccattgccttgtggcagcagatggtgcaataggactggtagccgtcatcgtcatgtccgaggtgctcctggtcacctgtgtgaggtcgatcaggagcgcctgggcagacatgggcgcaggtactaaatttggagtgacttgatcaggtcattctctttagtcctgcagtcagtcctattgaaccatcttatggcgAGCAGGCAGGTGAtgcggattgctagcagtcctactgcatcatcttctgccgagatggcatgcaggcaggcaagcgatgaggatggctagcagtcctattgtaccatcttctgccgagcagccatgagatgtggatggcatgcagtaaaagatagatggagtgtaacaaaacaagaaatagaccagatttgttttgtactcatttgcaaacccctccccgcccccgtctAGGGggctcattcctctaggtcacactgcagtcactcacagagaaggtgcagagagGTAGAtatagccatgtatcaatcagaggccagactaacctccttgttccaataagaacaatagcttaggtgcaccatttcttattggaaccctccgtgaagccctgcctgaaatactccttgatgtaaagccaccccctttgttgattttagctccctgtaaaccaaccctgtaagccgtgtcgtcagtcgcccctccctgcgacacagcaacggcaaacaatcgtgcatctgagttgagagtgctgtccagagcagtcacaatggagcactctgggatagctcccggaagccaataccgtcaaattgtgtccacagtaccccaaattcgacctgtcaaggctgatttaagcgctaatccacttgtcaggggtggagtaaggaaatcgattttaagagccctttaagtcaaaataaagggcttcatcgtgtggacgggtgcaggtttacatcaatttaacgctgctaaattcgacctaaagtcctagtgtagaccagagctaagccctggtctacactaggactttagatcgaatttagcagcgttaaatcgatttaaacctgcacccgtccacacaatgaagccctttatttcgacttaaagggctcttaaaatcgatttccttactccacccctgacaagtggattagcgcttaaatcgacgttgccggctcgaatttggggtactgtggacacaattcgatggtattggcctccgggagctatcccagagtgctccattctgaccgctctggacagcgctctcaactcagatgcactggccaggtagacaggaaaagaaccgcgaacttttgaatctcatttcctgtttggccagcgtggcaagctgcaggtgaccatgcagagctcatcagcagaggtgaccatgatggagtcccagaatcgcaaaagagctccagcatggactgaacgggaggtacgggatctgatcgctgtttggggagaggaatccgtgctatcagaactccgttccagttttcgaaatgccaaaacctttctgaaaatctcccagggcatgaaggacagaggccataacagggacccgaagcagtgccgcgtgaaactgaaggagctgaggcaagcctaccagaaaaccagagaggcgaacggccgctctgggtcagagccccaaacatgccgcttctatgatgagctgcatgccattttagggggttcagccaccactaccccagccgtgttgtttgactccttcaatggagatggaggcaatacagaagtaggttttggggacgaagaagatgatgaggaggaggttgtagatagctcacagcaagcaagcggagaaaccggttttcccgacagccaggaactgtttctcaccctagacctggagccagtaccccccgaacccacccaaggctgcctcctggactcagcaggcggagaagggacctctggtgagtgtaccttttaaaatgctatacatggtttaaaagcaagcatgtgaaaggattactttgccctggcatttgcggttctgcctttgcaaaaggtttctggggagggcagccttatttcgtccttcatggtaggacactttaccactccaggccagcaacacgtactggggaatcactgtagaacaaagcattgcagtgtatgtttgctggcattcaaccaaaatccgttcacgcggtgggaggaggcaaaatgcgaccttgtaacgaaagcacatgtgctatgtatgtaatgttaactttcaaggtttaccctgaaagagtgtagccactgttttataaaatgtgtctttttaaataccgctgtccctttttttttctccaccagctgcatgtgtttcaatgatcacaggatcttctccttcccagaggctagtgaagcttagaaagaaaaaaaaacgcactcgcgatgaaatgttctccgagctcatgctgtcctcccacactgacagagcacagacgaatgcgtggaggcaaataatgtcagagtgcaggaaagcacaaaatgaccgggaggagaggtggagggctgaagagagtaagtggcgggctgaagagagtaagtggcgggctgaagacagggctgaagctcaaaggtggcggcagcgtgatgagaggaggcaggattcaatgctgaggctgctgcaggaccaaaccagtatgctccagtgtatggttgagctgcagcaaaggcagctggagcacagactgccactgcagcccctctgtaaccaaccgccctcctccccaagttccatagcctccacacccagacgcccaagaacacggtggggaggcctccggccaaccagccactcccccacagaggattgcccaaaaaaaagaaggctgtcattcaataaattttaaagttgtaaacttttaaagtgctgtgcttaaagtgctgtgtggcattttccttccctcctccaccacccctcctgggataccttggtagtcatccccctatttgtgtgatgaatgaataacgaatgcatgactgtgaagcagcaatgactttattggctctgcaagcaatgattaaagggaggaggggagggtggttagcttacagggaagtagagtgaaccaaggggcgggggggttcatcaaggagaaacaaacagaacttttacaccgtagcctggccagtcatgaaactgtttttcaaagcttctctgatgcgtaccgcgccctcctgtgctcttctaaccgccctggtgtctggctgcgcgtaaccagcagccaggcgatttgcctcaacctcccaccccgccataaacgtctcccccttactctcacagatattgtggagcacacagcaagcagtaataacagtgggaatattggtttcgctgaggtctaagcgagtcaataaactgcgccagcgcgcctttaaacgtccaaatgcacattctaccaccattctgcacttgctcagcctgtagttgaacagctcctgaccactgtccaggctgcctgtgtacggcttcatgagccatggcattaaggggtaggctgggtccccaaggatacatataggcatttcaacatccccaacagttattttctggtctgggaataaagtcccttcctgcagcttttgaaacagaccagagttcctgaagatgcgagcatcatgcacctttcccggccatcccacgttgatgttggtgaaacgtcccttgtgatccaccagagcttgcagcactattgaaaagtaccccttgcggtttatgtactcggcggcttggtgctccggtgccaagatagggatatgggttccatctatagccccaccacagttagggaatcccattgcagcaaagccatccactatgacctgcacatttcccagggtcactacccttgatatcagcagatctttgattgcgtgggctacttgcatcacagcagcccccacagtagatttgcccactccaaattgattcccaactgaccggtagctgtctggcgttgcaagcttccacagggctatcgccactcgcttctcaactgtgagggctgctctcatcttggtattcatgcgcttcaggacaggggaaagcaagtcacaaagttccatgaaagtgcccttacgcatgcgaaagtttcgtagccactgggaatcgtcccagacctgcaacactatgcggtcccaccagtctgtgcttgtttcccgagcccagaatcggcgttccacagcatgaacctgccccattagcaccatgatgcatgcattgtcagggcccatgctttcagagaaatctgtgtccatgtcctgatcactcacgggaccgcgctgacgtcgcctcctcgcccggtatcgcgttgccatgttttggtgctgcatatactgctgaataatgcgtgtggtggttaatgtgctcctaattgccaaagtgagctgagcgggctccatgcttgccgtggtatggcgtccgcacagaaaaaaggcgcggaacgattgtctgccgttgctctgacggagggaggggcgactgacgacacggcttacagggttggcttcagggagctaaaatcaacaaagggggtgcctgtacatcaaggagtatttcaggcaggactgcacggagggttccaataagaaatggtgcacctaagttatcgttgttattggaacaaggaggttagcctggcctctgattgatacatggctagatttacctcgctgcaccttctctgtgagtgactgcagtgtgacctagaggaatgagtcccctagacaggggaggaggcaaatgagtacaaaacaaatctggtctatttcttgttttgacccactccatctatcttttacatctttggctggcagcagacggtgcagaaggactgcatgccatccacatctcatggctgcttggcagaagatggtacagtacgcctgctagccatccccatctcttgcctgcctggcagaagatggtgcaatacgactgctagcaatcctcatctcttgcctgcctggcagaagatggtacagtacgactgctagcagtccgtatcgcctgcctgctcaccataagacggttcaataggactgactgcaggactaaagagaatgacctggtcaagtcactccaaatttagtccctgcgcccatgtctgcccaggcgctcccagccgacgcggccaggagcacctcggacacgatgaggacgactaccaatcgtattgcaccgtctgctgccagaaggcaaggggttgctgctactgtgcagcaaagccgtaccgcgtctgccagcacccaggagacatagggtgacggttacctgagcgggctccatgcttgctgtggtatggcgtctgcacaggtaactcaggaaaaaaggcgcgaaatgattgtctgcccttgctttcacggagggagggagggaacgggggcctgacgacac comes from Caretta caretta isolate rCarCar2 chromosome 17, rCarCar1.hap1, whole genome shotgun sequence and encodes:
- the ERAL1 gene encoding GTPase Era, mitochondrial isoform X1; the encoded protein is MVLTPFHCGSCVNWHMRRLYKCNGQQGGRLGRITVSGACFLENRAQRVNIFPACFYGNISALDTILGISREKTECALGQHPPSVSYCKAEQDNLLVHQPDEPENPKVLRVAIIGAPNAGKSTLSNKLLGRKIFPVSKKVHTTRCNACGVITEEDTQLIILDTPGLISHTKAKRHNLEKSLIHDPWDSMKHADLVLVLVDVSERWTQNRLSLQVLQCLSQFPQIPSILVMNKVDLLKRKALLLDLVTELTEGVVNGKKLKVKSMSKIHSDSTRNNPLQSIQTCLSENTSKQSGYLQDASEVQRGSSSDTSCNMRASNSNHMLEGTEKVQIANHQVSRDLKNKKGWPHFQEIFMLAAINGEAVETLKKYLLMQAKPGRWEYHSRVLTSQSPQEICDDIIRGKLLEYLPQEVPYTVLQKTEMWEEGPSGELIILQNLLVPKETHVKMLIGVGGQLISKIAQEAGEDLMNIFLCDIRLKLCVKLKK
- the ERAL1 gene encoding GTPase Era, mitochondrial isoform X2, which encodes MAAVGRALRWALRAGRSGRARTVSGACFLENRAQRVNIFPACFYGNISALDTILGISREKTECALGQHPPSVSYCKAEQDNLLVHQPDEPENPKVLRVAIIGAPNAGKSTLSNKLLGRKIFPVSKKVHTTRCNACGVITEEDTQLIILDTPGLISHTKAKRHNLEKSLIHDPWDSMKHADLVLVLVDVSERWTQNRLSLQVLQCLSQFPQIPSILVMNKVDLLKRKALLLDLVTELTEGVVNGKKLKVKSMSKIHSDSTRNNPLQSIQTCLSENTSKQSGYLQDASEVQRGSSSDTSCNMRASNSNHMLEGTEKVQIANHQVSRDLKNKKGWPHFQEIFMLAAINGEAVETLKKYLLMQAKPGRWEYHSRVLTSQSPQEICDDIIRGKLLEYLPQEVPYTVLQKTEMWEEGPSGELIILQNLLVPKETHVKMLIGVGGQLISKIAQEAGEDLMNIFLCDIRLKLCVKLKK